CTACTCTACATCGGGGTGTTTTTTGCAATAGGAACCGTGATTTCCACCTACTTGGACAGTGTCAAAACAGCACTCATCGTCGCCTTCACCCTTTGGGTGTTCGCCGTGCTGATTACGCCACGCATAGGATTCCTTGCAGCGAAGGTTATCGCCCCCACACGAACTTCACAGAGCGTTTATATGGAAAAGAAAGCTATTCGAGATGATTTCAATGCGGCACTCTCTGAAGAAAAAAAGAAAATTGTCATGGAGATGCCCGCAGATGAACGAGGCACACGCATAATAGCGGGAGAGGTTGCGAACAAAGTTGATGAGCGCATGAAACCTTTTGAAGAAGAATATAGACAGAAATTTCAAGATCACGCTGACAAACTCGACCGGGATTACAAACGTGAAACAGAACAGCAAGAACAAGTGGGTGAGACGCTTTCCCGAATTACGCCAACATCATCTCTCATCTATCTCACCACGAACTTGACACAGACGGGGAAGCGAAAAAGGAGCAATTACTTTCAAGCGGGTGAGCGTTACTATAATGAACTCCATACGGATCTGTTCAGTAAAATTGTAGATCATGCCTCCGTAAGAATGTGGAACCCGACTACCGATATCGTCAAAATTACACAGCCGCCACCTTTGGAAACCACAACCTTAGCAGAAACGCTCCGCCAATCAGCCGTGGATGTCCTGCTGCTCTGCTTCTTTGCAGTCGCATTGACGACCGTGTCATTCCTGAAATTCTTCCGGTTGGATATCTGACGCAACAAGCCGTGATGTCCGTTTATTGATAACCAATTAGCCTTTCCGCTTCAAGGATTCCTTGGATATACTGTTTTTTTAAAATAAAATGCAACTTTTTTGAAACTCGTTTGTAGTAACGACAACCTCAAAATGCGCGGTGGGAATTGAAGCAATTCATTGCAACTTTTTTCGCTAACATGTGTATAATAACCTATTAGGTCGCGCCTTCTTCTGCACAATCTAACAGATTATGCTACAAAAGGTGGCAACTTGCATTATAATAACCCAAGTTGCTACCAACGGATTTTTGGCATTCTAACACGGTTTTCAAATACTTTCTTCACCCCGTAGGGGTGCTATGTCCATAGAAAATGAGGTCTACAAACTCTTGCACTCCAGCGGAGTGCCATGTGCACAAATAGGTGGCTTAGGTTATAATAAGGAAACGCGACTGATGACGCAAACATCTGCTTTAGAAACGGAGGAAACATAATGGAAATAAAACGTAGAAATGTCGTGTGTATACTTGTACTTTTGATAGTTTTGAGTATCTTCCCCCTTTTCGGGCTGCAAGCGGGTCCAATAGTATTTGAACGCTCAATAACATGGGTCCCCGCAGGAGATAAGTGGGATCCCTCACAGAAGGCATTGGTGCGGACAGAATTCAATGAGGGAATCTCTTACGGTTCCAAAGAATACACAGGTCCACAAACCGTACAAGCACTGATGCACACCTTTGATGAAGCCTATAACCGCAAACATTCACGTACCATAGCGACCGTATTCTCAAAAGCGAGTATCGCTGAAATTAAAACGGACGAAACGATGGGGATCCATAAGTGGTCAGAACTGCTTTCAAAGAAAGGTATCTCCAGCTCGTTTAAGGGTACTGAAATAGATGCACGATACCCGCGAACAGCATGGCTTCAACTTCTTTTGGAGAGAGGCATCACCATTGAAAGCCTTATCGATTATTTTTTCTGCATGGCACACCGGCATCAGTTGGCATTCCTTGAGGATAGTCCGCATCTCTGGAAAACCGAGATTCACGGTACTGCAGCAATAGATGCATGGGAAACCTATAAAGCCGATTATATTGATCGATTTGTAAGATACTATACTCGGAATTGGAAAACCCCAGCAGAAGCCACTGCGAAACGGATAGAAACTACAAGGGCACGGATAGCAGCCTCTAAGGCGAGAGTAGAAGCCACCAAGGAAAGGATAAAGGCACAGATAGAAGCTGCCGAAAGTAGTATCCCAAAAGCACCTAACGTTCCAACAATCCCACAGGTTCCGCAGCTCCACAGCAAAATTGAAGAGATCACGCTTTCACCCCTACGGAGCCTTGTGAATCAATTAGAACAGACAGTAGAAGATTTAGAGCGTCAAAACAGATCGGACGCAGCGGAGCAGGTCAAAGAGGTGTTGGAACACATCAAGAAGATTCTGGAACGTGACAAAACGCCTAACGAACCAAACCAGAATATGAAAAGGACATCCCGCTATCCGCCTTTGTAGGAGAAAGATAGGTTTTGTCCATTGCATAAGGAGCACGCTAAATGTTAATGACGCTAATTCAAAAAGAGATGATGCATCATATTCTGAGCGTCCGGTTCGTCGCGCTCCTGTTGATGTGTCTCCTGCTTGTTCCGCTCACCCTGCACATCAATTACCGCAATTACCTTCAAAACCAAGTCAATTATCAAGAATCCATCAAACTATCGGGCGCAGAAACCGAAGAGAAACTGCCAGATTCCCCAGCCCCGGACCTGGAAGTTTCCAAACTCTTTCTTGAACCGACACCTTTGAGCGTCTTCGCGAAAGGTTTAGAAGAATCGCTTCCCAGTTACCTTGGGATGACACGCAACGGTGTAAAGCAGGGGTCAACGTCCGTTGCAGAAGCCCCTCTCTCCTCCGCTTTAGGGAACCTCGATTTTCTGTTCGTTGTTAGCACTGTCTTCAGTCTACTTGCGTTGTTGTTTACGTTTGATGCCGTCGCAGGCGAAAAAGAGGCTGGAACGCTTCGGATAACTCTGGCAAATGCCCTACCACGAGATTTGTTCTTGTGGAGTAAACTAATTGGTGGATATATCGTGTTTGTTGTTCCTTTCTTAGTATCGTTTCTCTTAGGTTTACTCCTGCTTGTCTCGCAAGGGTTCCCTTTGGGTGAATCTGACATCTTTCTACGTGTGTGCAGTTTGACCTTAGTCTCGTTGCTCTACATCGGTGTATTTTTTGCGATAGGAACAGTAATTTCCACTTACTTAGATAACTCTAAGACAGCCCTCATTATTGCCTTTACCGTTTGGGTGCTTGCCGTGCTGATTGCCCCACGCGTTGGGTTTCTCACTGCTAAACTCATTGCACCGACACGCGCGATTCAGAGCGTCCACATGGAAAAAACTGCGATTCGCAATAATCTTAATGCAGAAAAGGAACAAGTGCTTGGCAAAAAAATAACAGAAACTTTAGGGACTTCGTTTAGTCTCAACGAGACTCTCCCAAAAATCAAGGAACTCAGGGAACCGATTGATGCCGAATATCGACAGAAGTTTCAGGAGCAAGTTGAGAAACTCGAACGAGAATACCAGCGTGAAAAAAAGCGGCAGGAATCGGTTGGAGAAACCTTTTCTCGAATCACTCCCACATCTTCCTTGATTTACCTCGCCATGAATTTAGCCGAGACCGGGAAAATAAAAAGAAACACCTATTTTCAAGCGGGTAATCGTTATTACATTCAGCTTGAAGAAGAGTATTTCAGTGAAATTACGGACGATGACTTTGCGACAATGGCGCGATTCGTATCTGGTAAAACAGAACCGAATAAGATTGCCCCGCCGCCAGACATGGCGGAAACGTCTTTATCAGAAACTCTCCGCCACTCCGTGGTGGATCTACTGCTGCTCTGTTTTTTAGCAGTGGTGTTGACGACCGTGGCTTTTCTGAAATTTTTTAGATTGGATATTTGACGCACACACCAGTTCGCATACTATTAGTCGAATATCTTACAAGTTATCTCATCAAAATCTGAAATTATGCACCCTTTTCGTCTACAAATCGGATCATTAATATTAGAAGACAGGACGACAATAACGAATTACCCCAACAAGTTTACACAAGACTAACGAAGGAGAGGCAACGAAATGACACGTAAAAACGCCGTGCGAATGTTCACAATTTTGATAGTTCTCGGGTTCACTACTTTTTTTGGCTTCCAAGCAAACTCGCAAACAGTTAACACTTTCATAGAATCAATAGAAGCCAGGCACCCAGCACCAGATACCACTCCTGAAAAGTATGAAGGGTCGCAAACCGTGAAGGGGTTAATGAACGCCTTTGATGCGGCATACAACCAAAAGTATTCAAAGGCGAAGGTGATAGCACTCTGTAAGGATGGAGTTGTTTATAGGAGTGAGCTTGCAATTAGCGGTGAAATAGACGCGAGACATTCACGAGTAGAGTGGCTTCAGATGCTTTTGCAGAGAGGCATCACTATAGAGGATTTCGACGATTACAGGATCTACTTGTCAAAGCGACATACTTTGGCATTTTTGGAGGATAATCCAGATTTACGGAAAATCGGGTTTCTTAGTATGCCTTTAACGGATGATCAAGCAGCTTATAAGGTTGCTTATATCAATAAGTTGGTAGCTAAACGAATTGAACGCCTCAAGAAAAAAGTTGAAGACGCCAAGAAACGGATTGAACGTCTCAACAAAAAAGCTGAGCGTGACAAGGAAAAATCCAATTCACAACAGCTTGAATACGTCAAACAACTTGAGGATGCAAGGAAACGACTCAAGCGTATCCAAGAGACTTTAGAACATCCAAAAAAACTGAGCCCACTCCAGCAACCAAACCGGAAAATGCGGAAAAGATCCCCGTATCCACCGCTATAGAGGTAAAGATAAGTTCGTCAACGGTATAAGGAGAATAACAGAATCAGGTTTTGAGGAAGGGTGGAAGCCTGGCAGCAACACCGTATCCGCCATCTTCCAACCTTCCTATCCTCCAACTTTCCAACCCACTTGGAAATGCAAAACTTCAATGTTAATACTTAAACTCGCCTAACTCCCCTGCTGCGCCGGCTACTAACAGAAACATTTCCCCGTTTCACTATCCCGCACAGTTTTTACTATCCTTTTTTTTCCACAGCGTATCTAACAGACAAATCCCAAATTTTTAAGGAAGCATCATGCTACGAAACCTTATCCGCCAAGAGCTTCTAACGCACCTGATGAGCGCGCGATTCTTTGCTGCTGTTGTGATTACACTTCTCCTCGTTTTCGCCAATGCCGTTGTTCTTCTCGAAGATTACGAGCGTCGATTGGTGAGATATAGCCAGCAAGAGAACGTTCATCGTCAGAAAGCGCAGGAAGCAAAAACCTACTCAATGCTAAAACTATCGGTTGAACGTCCGCCGAATCCCTTAAGTCTCTTTAGTGCGGGATTGGATAAACGGCTTGGAAGTACCTTTGACATTTACTACGGTCGCGTCCCGATGATTTCGGATGGTTCGGCGCGAAGTCTCGATAACGCGTTTCTCAACCTCTTTTCAAAGATTGATCTCGTCCTCATCTTTCAAGTCGTTTTGAGCCTAATGGCACTGCTTTTCGCTTATGACGCAATTGCAGGAGACTGGGAAAATGGCACCTTACGCTTGGTTATTTCCCATCCAGTGAGGCGTGGATCCATTCTACTTGCCAAATATATTGGTGCTATGGTCTGCCTGCTGCTCCCCGTGCTGATGAGTCTCCTGATGGTCCTGATTCTGTTATCCACTGTCGGTTCAATCCAATTGGGTGGAGAAGATTTTCTGCGGATCGGCGGGATAGCTCTGACGACAACTATCTATTTGTCTGCTTTTTATCTCATTGGACTGTTGATTTCCACAACAACGCGCCGGACTGCCACCTCATTGATGCTCTGTATGTTTTTGTGGGTAGCTTTAGTACTCGTCTATCCAAATTGGAGCCGATTTGCCATCACTCCAGTTGGTGATACGCGCGCAATACATTCATCGGCGAATCAACAGATAGAACAGATTTGGGAGGAGGTTGACAGAGAAGAAAACCAGTTTTTAGCGAACAGTCCGCTTGAAGGCAAACCTCGAAAGTTTAATCTGGATGTTCAGCAGTCAAATAGTTTCTCGTCAGGGGGACACCTCAGCAGACGGTATGGAATAGATCTGAAATTGGGAAATAAATCAGACGCTCTCGTGCCGCACGTTCAAAATTATCATGCGACTATGGGTGCCTTGTACATCCGTTCGGCAGAACAGATCGCTTTAGTGCGAAAACAGACTTTAGATAGCACCTCTCTCCGGAGAGCGATATGGCATGAACGTTTAATGAAACTCAGTCCTGCCAGCTTATATACGTTCGCAACCTCCGCCTGGGCAGGCACGGATTTGGAGGGCATGTTTGATTTTGTCCAAGCCGCTCAGGGTTACCGGCGTACGGTCATTGACTATTTCCACGACAAAGACGCATTCGGCAGTCGACAATGGTTCGCCTCTGATAAAGGCACAGTAGACTGGTGGGATTTGCCACAGTTCCGTTTTGATCGAACGGATGTTTGGGAAAACGCAACGCGGGCACTGCCTGAATTGTTTTTACTCCTATTAATCAATCTGGTTCTGTTCACGCTGACATTTCTGATTTTCACCAAAATTGAAGTCTAATACCAAACGAACCTCACCGAACCGCAAGGAAAATTAAAAAATTGTTGTCCGCTACACGCATTCATTAGAAACTGTAAGCCCAACCAACGGACGGGCTGGATATACGGAGGGAAGCGTTACCTCCACTGTTGCCCTGACCGAACCGCAAGGAAAATTAAAAATATGATTTGGCATATTATCAAACGAGAACTCTTTGACCACATCAACAGCCTGCGTTTTATTCTAACGGTTGTGATACTTTCCGCCTTAATGGTCACCAACGCCGTGGTGCATCTTCGGACACATCCGGGAAGGATGCGCAATTATTCAAAGAACGTTACCGAGTCTCTCGATACCTTGAAATCTCGGACGCAGTTGTATGCTTTAGCAGAAAAGGGACCGGGTAACCTCCATAAACGTCCATCTGCGCTTGCTTTCATCGCAGATGGCGGCAATGCTTATCTGCCGGGACATACATCGAACGAAGGGAATTGGTCCAAAAGCGGTCCAGGATGGAAGGCAAAAAGCAATTGGTGGCTGAGTTACAGCTCCGCGAATCCAGATGAAGGAGATCTGCGTCCGCAGGCAACAAAAATAGATTGGGTATTTATTATCACCTATCTGCTCTCCTTTATTCCGCTTCTATTCACCTTCGACGCGCTTTCTGGCGAGCGACAACAGGGAACCTTGCGATTGTGTCTCGCGAATCCGATTTCGCGCCCTGTTCTGTTGATCGGTAAATTCTTAGGCACTTTAATAACTGTCCTCATTCCGTTTGTTTTCGCAGTGTTGCTGAATCTGGCGGTGATCTCGACTGACAACTGGACACAACTGAGTACAGCCGATTGGGGACGTTTAGGATTGGTTCTACTGATTGCTTTCGGCTACGCTGGTATCTTTGTCGGATTGGGACTAATGGTTTCTGCTGGCACGCGAGAGCCTCGCGTGAGTCTCGTTGTGCTTCTATTGATTTGGGTAGCCACTGTGATTTTTATGCCATCAACCCTCGGCACCCTTTCCACAAAATGGATGCCACCCGTCCAAACGATCGATCAATTTCATGCCTCAAGAG
This portion of the Candidatus Poribacteria bacterium genome encodes:
- a CDS encoding ABC transporter permease subunit — its product is MFLTLIQKEMMHHILSVRFVALLVMCILLIPLTLSINYRNYQQDLVDYQEAVKLANIEEKTVNPKASLEPEIEVSKLFLKPTPLSVFAKGLGDSLPSYFGMTRNGITQGPPSTFSAPLSQLLGHLDFLFVVGTVFSLLALLFTFDAVAGEREAGTIRITLSNSVPRDIFLWSKLIGGYLVFVVPFLVSFLFGLLLLVWQGFPLGESDIFPRVLSLTLASLLYIGVFFAIGTVISTYLDSVKTALIVAFTLWVFAVLITPRIGFLAAKVIAPTRTSQSVYMEKKAIRDDFNAALSEEKKKIVMEMPADERGTRIIAGEVANKVDERMKPFEEEYRQKFQDHADKLDRDYKRETEQQEQVGETLSRITPTSSLIYLTTNLTQTGKRKRSNYFQAGERYYNELHTDLFSKIVDHASVRMWNPTTDIVKITQPPPLETTTLAETLRQSAVDVLLLCFFAVALTTVSFLKFFRLDI
- a CDS encoding ABC transporter permease, translated to MLMTLIQKEMMHHILSVRFVALLLMCLLLVPLTLHINYRNYLQNQVNYQESIKLSGAETEEKLPDSPAPDLEVSKLFLEPTPLSVFAKGLEESLPSYLGMTRNGVKQGSTSVAEAPLSSALGNLDFLFVVSTVFSLLALLFTFDAVAGEKEAGTLRITLANALPRDLFLWSKLIGGYIVFVVPFLVSFLLGLLLLVSQGFPLGESDIFLRVCSLTLVSLLYIGVFFAIGTVISTYLDNSKTALIIAFTVWVLAVLIAPRVGFLTAKLIAPTRAIQSVHMEKTAIRNNLNAEKEQVLGKKITETLGTSFSLNETLPKIKELREPIDAEYRQKFQEQVEKLEREYQREKKRQESVGETFSRITPTSSLIYLAMNLAETGKIKRNTYFQAGNRYYIQLEEEYFSEITDDDFATMARFVSGKTEPNKIAPPPDMAETSLSETLRHSVVDLLLLCFLAVVLTTVAFLKFFRLDI
- a CDS encoding ABC transporter permease subunit, with amino-acid sequence MLRNLIRQELLTHLMSARFFAAVVITLLLVFANAVVLLEDYERRLVRYSQQENVHRQKAQEAKTYSMLKLSVERPPNPLSLFSAGLDKRLGSTFDIYYGRVPMISDGSARSLDNAFLNLFSKIDLVLIFQVVLSLMALLFAYDAIAGDWENGTLRLVISHPVRRGSILLAKYIGAMVCLLLPVLMSLLMVLILLSTVGSIQLGGEDFLRIGGIALTTTIYLSAFYLIGLLISTTTRRTATSLMLCMFLWVALVLVYPNWSRFAITPVGDTRAIHSSANQQIEQIWEEVDREENQFLANSPLEGKPRKFNLDVQQSNSFSSGGHLSRRYGIDLKLGNKSDALVPHVQNYHATMGALYIRSAEQIALVRKQTLDSTSLRRAIWHERLMKLSPASLYTFATSAWAGTDLEGMFDFVQAAQGYRRTVIDYFHDKDAFGSRQWFASDKGTVDWWDLPQFRFDRTDVWENATRALPELFLLLLINLVLFTLTFLIFTKIEV
- a CDS encoding ABC transporter permease subunit; its protein translation is MIWHIIKRELFDHINSLRFILTVVILSALMVTNAVVHLRTHPGRMRNYSKNVTESLDTLKSRTQLYALAEKGPGNLHKRPSALAFIADGGNAYLPGHTSNEGNWSKSGPGWKAKSNWWLSYSSANPDEGDLRPQATKIDWVFIITYLLSFIPLLFTFDALSGERQQGTLRLCLANPISRPVLLIGKFLGTLITVLIPFVFAVLLNLAVISTDNWTQLSTADWGRLGLVLLIAFGYAGIFVGLGLMVSAGTREPRVSLVVLLLIWVATVIFMPSTLGTLSTKWMPPVQTIDQFHASRDAALDQIDTDYNERLNAIKEKKTPNLPSLSELQKLFETDPEAARAEAEKYMAAWETEGDEELALRAELVSRDIETRERFNREYLDAQIVQVQRARVVTRFSPAAIVQYALESMAGTGFNRHLQYLEHVHDYTKQFRQFIVETDRADMQSRHLIGIPEGMSEKPFSSEAIPKFEDKIAFSDTFNTATLDLLLLVLLLGVFFSGAFLIFIRAEV